DNA from Desulfarculus baarsii DSM 2075:
CGGCTCGCCCAACTCCTCGCCGACCATGCGCAGGCCCGCGCTGAAACTGTGCCCGGCGCGCAAAGCCCGGCCCACCAGCTCCACGGCCTCGGGAAACTGGCTTTCGAAGACGCTCAGGCGTTTGGCCTTGATCTTGCTCACCGCCATCAGCGGCAGATAGCCCAGGCCCAGGGCCAGCCCCAACGACAGGTAGCCCAGCGCCAGGCCCAGGCCCAGCAGCGCGCCAGCCACGGCCAACACGCCGCAGAGCAAGACCAGCGTGCCCAGATTTATGGGGTTGCCGGCCTTATCCAGCAAGTCTTGCAGGCGCAACAAACGCGGCGCGCGAGCGATCAGGCGGTCCAGAAAGCTGATCTCGGAATAGGACGTCACCCGCAGCAAGGCCTCCAACTGGCTGTCGGGCGGGGTGTTTTCCGCGCCCAGACGCCGCAGCCGACGCCGCGCGGCCTGGCTCGGCGCCTCGCCGGCCGGCGAGAGCAGATAGCGCAGGCCCAAGGCCAGGCAAATGACGCTGAAAAAAACCGCCGCGCCGATCAACCAGCTCATAGGTTGGCCCCCAATCCCAGACGCCGTTCGCCGCCGAACAGGCCGCTGTCCAGGTCCACGCCGTGGGATTTGAGCTTCTCGCTGAAGGACGGCCGGATGCCTGTCGGGCCGAAGTGGCCGATGACCTTGCCTTTTTCGTCAACGCCGCTCTGCTGGAACTTGAAGATCTCCTGCATCGTGACCATATCGCCCTCCATGCCCGTGATCTCGCTGAAGCTGATCACCTTGCGCGAACCATCGGAAAGCCGGGCCACCTGCACGATGACCTCCACGGCGCTGGCGATCTGGCGGCGGATGGCCCGTTCGCTGATGTCGAGTCCGCCCATGGAGACCAGCGTCTCCATGCGGCTGACGCAGTCGCGGGGGCTGTTGGCGTGGATGGTGGTCAGGCTGCCGTCGTGGCCGGTGCTCATGGCCTGCATCATGTCCAGGGCCTCGCCGCCGCGACACTCGCCGACGACGATGCGATCGGGCCGCATGCGCAGGCAGTTGCGCACCAGATCGCGCATGGTCACCTGGCCCACGCCCTCGATGTTGGGCGGCCTGGTCTCCAGGCGCACCACGTGCTCCTGTTGCAGTTGCAACTCGGCCGAGTCCTCGATGGTGACGATGCGTTCGCCAAAGGGGATAAACGACGAAAAGACGTTGAGCAACGTGGTCTTGCCCGAGCCTGTGCCGCCGCTGATGACGACGTTCAAACGGGCCGTGACCACGCCCTTGATGACCTGGGCCAGCTCGGGGGTGATGCTGCCATAGCGGATCAGGTCGGCCACGGTGAGCGGATCTTTGGCAAACTTGCGGATGGTCAGGGACGGGCCGTCCAGGGCCAGGGGCGGGATGATGGCGTTGACGCGGCTGCCGTCGGCCAGGCGGGCGTCGACCATGGGCGACGATTCGTCGATGCGCCGGCCGACTTTGGTGGCTATCTTGTCGATGATTTTGAGCAAATGGGCGTCATCACGGAAACGGGCCGTGGCCTTGGTCAGCCGGCCGCAGCGCTCGACATAGACACGGTTATAGCCGTTGCACATGATCTCGCTGACGCTTTCATCGGCCAGCAACGGCTCCAGGGGGCCCAGGCCCATCACCTCGTCCTTGATCTCGATGATCAAGCGCGCGCGCTCGTCGGGGGCCAGTTGGACGCTTTCGCCTTCCAGCACCTGGGCAATGGCTCCTTCCAGTTCTTTGTCCATCGAGCCATCGGCGGCCTGGGAGATCTGGGCCAGGTCGACCTTGTCGATGACCTTGTAGTGCATGCGGCCCTTGAGCTCCTGAAAGGCCGCCTGTCGGGCGTCATCCTCTGGCTGTTGGCAAGAAGCGGGCGTTTGCCCGCCGGGGCCCTTGCCCAATCGTTGGCGCAGACTCATGGCTTTTCTCCGGGGCTTTCCAGCAGTTGGCGGGCCAAGAACGCAACGGCCTTGCACCACTTGGCCTTGGGCCGCAGACTGAGGGCCGGCTGGCCGGCGTTGGCCGCCTGGGTGATGACGTCGTGTTCGTTGGGCAGCCAGGCCAAGACCTTGCGATTCAAGACGGCCTCGATCTCGCGGCCGGCGATGGCCCGCCTGGCGTCGTGGCGGTTGACCACCGGGCGCAACTTGCCGTCGCCATGACCCAGGCGGCGGCTCAGCCAGCACACGCGCGCCGCCGACTTGAGGCCCACCAACGAAGGCTCCAGCAGCAAAAGCGCCATCTCGGCCTGGTCCAGGGCCGTCAGCGTGGTCTCGGCCAGGCTGTCGCCAAGGTCGACCACCACCACCGCGTAACCACGGGCCAGCACGTCCAGAACCGACGACACGTGCTCGGCGTTGATCATCTCGGCGTCGGCCGGGTCGTCTGGGGCGGCCAGCAGGCGCAGGCCCGGGGCCACCTCGTGCAACAGGCCCTCCATGGCCGCCGCGTCCAGGCGCTCTTGCATGGCCGCCGCGTCGCTGAAATTGCGTTTGACCTCCTGGTCGAGCATGAAGGCCTCGTTGCCGCCGAACAGGTCCAGATCCACCAACGCCACGCGCAGGCCCTGCTCCTGGCTGATGGCCCAGGCCAGGTTGATGGCCAGATGACTGACGCCCACCCCGCCCTTGGCCCCCATCACGCCGATGATGCGGCCCTTGGCGTCGGGGCCCAGGTTTTGGCCGGCGGCGCGCAAACGAAACATGGCCTCCTTGAAGGAGTCGCCCAGCCGGCGCTCATCCACCAGATATTCGCGCAGGCCCAGGCGTAGCGCGGCCATGATCTGGTCGGGATTTTTCTCGGCGGCCAGGCAGATCAGCGGCGTCAGCGGAAGCAAAAGTTGGATGCGTTGAACCACGGCCGCGAAGCCATCGCCCTCTGGCGGATGTTCCAGCAAGATCACATCGGGCCGGGCCATGGCGGCGATGCGCTCGAGATCCTGCACCGACGCCACGTTGCCGACAAGCTGGACAAAGGGCGCGCCCGCGGCCAACTTGTCGATCAGCTCGCCCATGCGCTTGTCAAAATGCAGCGCCAGCAACCGCGAAGGTGCGCTGTCCACGTTGGTTCTCCTATTCGACGAGCGCGGCCCGGCTGGCCCGCGCGCCGTAGCACGCCCCGCCGCTCCGCGCCCCCGGGGCGACCATGGCCGCGTCGTTTTCCCAATAACCGATGATCCGCTTGGACTCCGAAGCCGGGCCGCCCGGGCCGCGCACCTCGGTGATCACGAAATGCACAAAACCCACCAGCACGCCTTGGTTTTGTGGCGAAGTCCATTGCACCACCGGCAGCAAGACCGGCCACTGGCCGGCGGCGTCCTTGCTTTGGTTGAAAAGCGTCTCCAACCTGCCGAAAAGATTGGCTATCTCGCCGTTATTCATGTAGATGGAGTCGCCGATGTTCAGCCGGGGAATCTGCTCGGGATTATCCAAAAAATTGCCGATGCTGTTGGTGTTGGTGGGCCAGACGTCAAACGAGGTCCACTGACCGTTTTCGGCGTTTTCGCTGTTGAGGACGATATCGCTGTCCGGGCCCAGGCCGTCGAGCACGGCCGCGTTGATGGCCAGCGGCAGATCGGCCTGGCCGCCGTCGCCGGCGCAGCCCAGATAGCCCACCGACACCGCGCCGACCATGACCTGGCCCAGGCCCACCGCCCGGGCGAAGAACGTCTGCACCGGCCGGCTGATGGCGACCCGCACGGCGTCCAAATCGGCCGGATCGGCGCTGGGGCCGGTCTGGGCAAAATCGTTCGAATCGAAGCTCCATTGGCCGGCCTCGACCAGATCGCCCTCTTCGTTCCAGACCAGGGGCGTGGTCAGCAGTTGGTTGGATTCGACAAAGTCGATGGCCGACTGCCGCGCGCCGTCGTAATCGGTCTGGGCCACGCCGTCGCCGTCGGGGTCGCTGAGCAGTTCGGCCGCGCCGGCGGTGGCCGCCGCGTCGGCGGCGTTTTGCAGCTCGGCCTTGCCGGCGTAGACGACGCCCAGATCCACCGCCGCGCCCACCAGCGCAACCATCGCCATCAAGGCCAACGCGGCCACCACGGCCACGGCGGCCCGGTCGTCGCGCCAAAAGCGTCCCAACCTAAAACGCCACCTCATGACCGAACCTGCCTTCCATCTCCATGGAGCGCTCGGCCTTCGCGCCGGCCCGGCCGGGCGGCTCGTCGTCGCCGCCGGTCTTGCCCCACAGATAAAAATCCATGTCGTCGGGGTCGTCGAAATCGCGAGGGCCGATCAGGGGATCGGGCGTCTTGTCGCCGGGCCGCACGATGTGTGGGGTGACGACGATCAACAACTCCGTCTCGCGGTTGCGATATTGGCTGCTGCGAAAAAGCGCGCCCAAAATGGGCAGATCGCCCAAGAACGGCCACTTGCTCACGCTCCTGGTCACGTCCTGCTTAAGCAGCCCGGCAATGGCGAAGCCCTGGCCGTCGCCGAGCTCCAATTGCGTCGAGGCCCGCCGCGTGGTCAGGCCCGGCACCACGAAGCCGTCAGTGACCACGCCCGGCGAATAATCAAGCTCGCTGACCTCGGGCTCCACCTCCAGGCTGATCTTGCCGTTGGGCAGCACCTTGGGCAAAAACGTAAGCTGCACACCATATTTTTTGAAAACGATGGCCGTGTAGTCGCGGCCCGGCACGGGGATGGGAAACTCGCCGCCGGCCAGGAAATTGGCCTTTTTGCCCGAGACGCAGACCAGGTTTGGCTCGGCCAGAATCTTGGCCAGGCCGTTTTGCTTGAGGATGTCCAAAAAGGCCATGTATTGCCGGCCCGAGTCGTTGAGCCCGCCCCAGGCGCCGACATTGGCCGAAAGATCGAATTCTATCGAGCCCTTGGAGTAGTCGATGCTGGGCGGGCCGGTCATGTTGTCCAAAAAGGTGAAAAAGATGTTGCCCGGCCGGGCCGGATCCCAATAACCCAGGTTGACGTTCATGCGCTTGGCGGCCTGGCGGTTGACCTCGGCGAAGCGCAGCTTGAGCAGCACCTGCTTTTGATCGACCACCTCCAGCAGATTGCTGACGCGCTCTTTTTCGAAAAGTCTGGCGATGCTTTCGGCCTTTTCACGCGCCGACTCGCTGGAGACCGAACCGGCCAGGACCAGCGCGCCCTCCAACTCGTGCACCTCGATGGCCTCGCCGGGCAAAACGCGGGCAAAGGCCGCCTTGAGCCGGGTGTAATCGCGGCCGACCCCCACGGCGTAGGCGGCGATCACCCGCTCGGCGCGGTCCCAGACGGTGATGTTGGTGTTGCCGGGCTTGCGGCCGTTGACGTAGATCTGGCGGGGGTTGATCACCAAGACGTCGGCCACGGTCTCGTCGGCCACGCTGACGCGCTTGAGCGGCGCGGGCAGGTCCACCAACCGCGAATGGCCCGCCGCCACCTCCAGGCGGCCGGTCCGGGCCTCCGCCCGGGCCGACGCGGGGGTGGCCACGGCAAAGGCCACGATCAGCGCGGCCACGGCCAATCTGCAAAATCCGCTCATGGCTTCAGCTCCTGCCTGGCGCGGGTCACGCCCTTGATCAACTCCACCGTCGGCGCTGGCGGCGACGGCCTCGGCGCGGCGCATTTTTCGGCCTTGGCCGCGGGCGCTGGCGGCGGCGCGACCATGGCCCCCAGCCGCGCGCCCCGGGTCAGGGCCGGCTGGCGATCCTGGCGGTTGCGCAGGGCCAAAAGGATCTTGCCCTCGCCGGCGGCCAGGGCCAGGCGTTCGGCGTCGGCCGGCCGGGCCAGCAGGGTCAGCACCTGGCCCTTGAGCTTGGGCGGCTTTTTGCCGTCTTGCTCGGCCTGGTGGCTGACAGCCAACACCTCCAGGTCTTGTAGCGCCAGGCGCGCCACGGCCTCCTTGCCCTGGTCGAGGCCCTTGACCGTGGCGATGACGTCGACCCGGTCGCCGACCTTGAGATAGCCGGCCACGCCCACCACCTCGTCGGCGCTGATGGTCACCGCCCGCCAGCCCGGCTTGATCGCCGCGGCCAGACCGGCGGCCGCGCCTTCGGGCGAAAGCTTGCCGGCCAGCAAGGGCTCGCCCTTGACCACGGGCTGTTGCAGCACCCGGCCCAACAGCGGCTTGACCGCGCCGAAATGCCC
Protein-coding regions in this window:
- a CDS encoding type II secretion system F family protein: MSWLIGAAVFFSVICLALGLRYLLSPAGEAPSQAARRRLRRLGAENTPPDSQLEALLRVTSYSEISFLDRLIARAPRLLRLQDLLDKAGNPINLGTLVLLCGVLAVAGALLGLGLALGYLSLGLALGLGYLPLMAVSKIKAKRLSVFESQFPEAVELVGRALRAGHSFSAGLRMVGEELGEPVASEFNKTFEDYSFGKTMEEALTGLVRRVELEDVKFFASAVSLQRETGGNLTEILDNIAYIIRERFRLQRTVRALSAEGRLSGWILSLMPPALFAMLYWSTPEYINMALGNPIGQTILLSGACLEVLGIVVIKQIIKMRV
- a CDS encoding CpaF family protein; protein product: MSLRQRLGKGPGGQTPASCQQPEDDARQAAFQELKGRMHYKVIDKVDLAQISQAADGSMDKELEGAIAQVLEGESVQLAPDERARLIIEIKDEVMGLGPLEPLLADESVSEIMCNGYNRVYVERCGRLTKATARFRDDAHLLKIIDKIATKVGRRIDESSPMVDARLADGSRVNAIIPPLALDGPSLTIRKFAKDPLTVADLIRYGSITPELAQVIKGVVTARLNVVISGGTGSGKTTLLNVFSSFIPFGERIVTIEDSAELQLQQEHVVRLETRPPNIEGVGQVTMRDLVRNCLRMRPDRIVVGECRGGEALDMMQAMSTGHDGSLTTIHANSPRDCVSRMETLVSMGGLDISERAIRRQIASAVEVIVQVARLSDGSRKVISFSEITGMEGDMVTMQEIFKFQQSGVDEKGKVIGHFGPTGIRPSFSEKLKSHGVDLDSGLFGGERRLGLGANL
- a CDS encoding AAA family ATPase; protein product: MDSAPSRLLALHFDKRMGELIDKLAAGAPFVQLVGNVASVQDLERIAAMARPDVILLEHPPEGDGFAAVVQRIQLLLPLTPLICLAAEKNPDQIMAALRLGLREYLVDERRLGDSFKEAMFRLRAAGQNLGPDAKGRIIGVMGAKGGVGVSHLAINLAWAISQEQGLRVALVDLDLFGGNEAFMLDQEVKRNFSDAAAMQERLDAAAMEGLLHEVAPGLRLLAAPDDPADAEMINAEHVSSVLDVLARGYAVVVVDLGDSLAETTLTALDQAEMALLLLEPSLVGLKSAARVCWLSRRLGHGDGKLRPVVNRHDARRAIAGREIEAVLNRKVLAWLPNEHDVITQAANAGQPALSLRPKAKWCKAVAFLARQLLESPGEKP
- a CDS encoding pilus assembly protein TadG-related protein; the protein is MGRFWRDDRAAVAVVAALALMAMVALVGAAVDLGVVYAGKAELQNAADAAATAGAAELLSDPDGDGVAQTDYDGARQSAIDFVESNQLLTTPLVWNEEGDLVEAGQWSFDSNDFAQTGPSADPADLDAVRVAISRPVQTFFARAVGLGQVMVGAVSVGYLGCAGDGGQADLPLAINAAVLDGLGPDSDIVLNSENAENGQWTSFDVWPTNTNSIGNFLDNPEQIPRLNIGDSIYMNNGEIANLFGRLETLFNQSKDAAGQWPVLLPVVQWTSPQNQGVLVGFVHFVITEVRGPGGPASESKRIIGYWENDAAMVAPGARSGGACYGARASRAALVE
- a CDS encoding type II and III secretion system protein family protein yields the protein MSGFCRLAVAALIVAFAVATPASARAEARTGRLEVAAGHSRLVDLPAPLKRVSVADETVADVLVINPRQIYVNGRKPGNTNITVWDRAERVIAAYAVGVGRDYTRLKAAFARVLPGEAIEVHELEGALVLAGSVSSESAREKAESIARLFEKERVSNLLEVVDQKQVLLKLRFAEVNRQAAKRMNVNLGYWDPARPGNIFFTFLDNMTGPPSIDYSKGSIEFDLSANVGAWGGLNDSGRQYMAFLDILKQNGLAKILAEPNLVCVSGKKANFLAGGEFPIPVPGRDYTAIVFKKYGVQLTFLPKVLPNGKISLEVEPEVSELDYSPGVVTDGFVVPGLTTRRASTQLELGDGQGFAIAGLLKQDVTRSVSKWPFLGDLPILGALFRSSQYRNRETELLIVVTPHIVRPGDKTPDPLIGPRDFDDPDDMDFYLWGKTGGDDEPPGRAGAKAERSMEMEGRFGHEVAF
- the cpaB gene encoding Flp pilus assembly protein CpaB → MPPRKLMAPLLFAAAVLLAVAAAFGAKYYVAHKAQQEAERRVRTAPLVVAAVDLPAGLELSAGRLAVAQWPVEARPPGHFGAVKPLLGRVLQQPVVKGEPLLAGKLSPEGAAAGLAAAIKPGWRAVTISADEVVGVAGYLKVGDRVDVIATVKGLDQGKEAVARLALQDLEVLAVSHQAEQDGKKPPKLKGQVLTLLARPADAERLALAAGEGKILLALRNRQDRQPALTRGARLGAMVAPPPAPAAKAEKCAAPRPSPPAPTVELIKGVTRARQELKP